A window of the Cicer arietinum cultivar CDC Frontier isolate Library 1 chromosome 6, Cicar.CDCFrontier_v2.0, whole genome shotgun sequence genome harbors these coding sequences:
- the LOC101503232 gene encoding polygalacturonase-like, with product MSPQTPIITLFMILLASLVLCNCSYIVEPLHQTNSEYYYPLHDGRLIKTKHQHFGHINKLDTLFSSRSRGMISVDDFGAKADGSDDREAFKKAWNEACSKGAILVVPKNRIYRLKPITFSGPCQPNTTFMIYGTIEAWPQMSAYEEDRLHWIVFDSVTNFNVDGGGIFNGKGKKWWKNSCKFTNNLPCNDEPRPTAVTFYNCKNLRVKNINFKDAQKMHVAFFRCFNVFVSNLVVTAPENSPNTDGIHVAESQNIDIRKSNIGTGDDCISIISGSKNVQVIDITCGPGHGISIGSLGANNSEAEVVNVVVNRATLTGTTNGVRIKTWQGGSGYARNIKFMNIVMQNVTNPIIIDQYYCDQTEPCQEQDKAVQLSHVLYQNIRGTSASTVAIKFACSRTVPCREIYLHDVILESQGGGGTTATCENVRYVNRGKFYPQCSP from the exons ATGTCTCCACAAACGCCAATTATTACACTTTTCATGATCCTCCTAGCTTCATTAGTTTTATGTAATTGCTCTTACATTGTGGAACCACTTCATCAAACAAATAGTGAATACTATTACCCTCTACATGATGGTAGGTTgatcaaaacaaaacatcaacattttggtcacataaataaattagatacCCTTTTTTCTTCAAGGTCTCGTGGAATGATTAGTGTTGATGACTTTGGAGCCAAAGCAGATGGAAGTGATGATAGAGAG GCATTTAAGAAGGCATGGAATGAAGCATGTTCTAAAGGGGCTATCCTTGTGGTACCAAAAAATAGGATCTACCGTCTCAAACCAATAACTTTTTCAGGTCCATGCCAACCCAATACTACCTTTATG ATTTATGGAACAATCGAGGCTTGGCCTCAAATGTCAGCATATGAAGAAGATAGGCTACACTGGATTGTATTTGATAGTGTAACGAATTTCAATGTTGATGGTGGTGGTATTTTTAATGGCAAAGGGAAAAAATGGTGGAAAAACTCTTGCAAATTCACCAATAATCTT CCATGCAATGATGAACCAAGGCCTACG GCGGTGACTTTCTATAATTGCAAGAATTTGAgagttaaaaacattaatttcaaAGATGCACAGAAAATGCATGTAGCATTTTTTAGATGCTTCaatgtgtttgtttcaaatttagTTGTCACAGCACCAGAAAATAGTCCCAATACCGATGGCATTCATGTGGCAGAGTCACAAAATATAGACATAAGAAAGAGCAATATTGGGACGG GTGATGATTGTATCTCAATAATTAGTGGATCCAAAAATGTTCAAGTTATAGATATCACTTGTGGACCTGGACATGGAATCAg CATTGGAAGCTTAGGAGCTAATAACTCAGAAGCTGAAGTTGTGAATGTGGTAGTGAACAGAGCCACCTTAACAGGAACAACTAATGGAGTGAGAATCAAAACTTGGCAG GGTGGTTCAGGTTATGCAAGAAACATTAAATTTATGAACATAGTAATGCAAAATGTAACAAATCCCATAATCATAGATCAATACTATTGTGATCAAACAGAGCCATGTCAAGAGCAG GACAAAGCAGTGCAACTAAGCCATGTGTTGTACCAAAACATTAGAGGAACAAGTGCTTCAACAGTAGCTATCAAATTTGCTTGCAGTCGAACTGTTCCTTGCAGAGAAATTTACTTACATGATGTGATTTTAGAATCACAAGGTGGTGGAGGCACCACTGCTACATGTGAAAATGTTAGATATGTAAATAGAGGGAAGTTTTATCCTCAATGCTCTCCTTGA